A single genomic interval of Tsukamurella paurometabola harbors:
- a CDS encoding MaoC family dehydratase, whose amino-acid sequence MGTKTTVLQAPPSSLSVLTRGLRGILPVIGKQGPLKPETPLPDRTVELTVDVDPVRVGEYCDAVGLKNTGEVPVMYLYVLSFPLIMDLFLADDFPAAAVGSVHVENTITRRRRVEPGEKLTLRTSVGNLREHRKGMLIDFTTEFTDASGASVASEVSTMLIQQKTSLSGEPSGPAPKEGRPGAPDALLSADGALIRRYAGVSGDRNPIHMSPLGGKAFGFPSSIAHGAWTAAAMLRVVEGHIPGAVVHHVRFGRPVILPAKIGLYVTRDEATGGTEIVAKDLKKGFPHVTATVTPL is encoded by the coding sequence ATGGGCACCAAGACCACCGTGCTGCAGGCGCCGCCGTCGAGCCTGTCCGTGCTCACGCGCGGGCTGCGCGGCATCCTGCCCGTGATCGGCAAGCAGGGGCCGCTCAAGCCGGAGACCCCGCTGCCGGACCGGACCGTCGAGCTCACCGTCGACGTGGATCCCGTGCGGGTCGGCGAGTACTGCGACGCCGTCGGACTGAAGAACACCGGCGAGGTGCCCGTGATGTACCTCTACGTGCTCTCCTTCCCGCTGATCATGGACCTGTTCCTGGCCGACGACTTCCCCGCCGCCGCGGTGGGTTCGGTGCACGTGGAGAACACGATCACGCGGCGCCGACGGGTGGAGCCGGGCGAGAAGCTCACGCTGCGCACCTCCGTGGGCAACCTGCGCGAGCACCGCAAGGGCATGCTCATCGACTTCACCACCGAGTTCACCGACGCCTCGGGCGCATCGGTGGCCTCCGAGGTGTCGACGATGCTGATCCAGCAGAAGACGTCGCTCTCGGGCGAGCCGTCGGGCCCCGCGCCGAAGGAGGGCCGCCCCGGCGCCCCCGACGCGCTGCTCTCGGCCGACGGTGCGCTCATCCGCCGGTACGCCGGGGTGAGCGGCGACCGGAACCCGATCCACATGTCGCCGCTCGGCGGCAAGGCGTTCGGCTTCCCGTCGTCGATCGCGCACGGCGCGTGGACGGCCGCGGCGATGCTGCGCGTCGTCGAGGGGCACATCCCCGGCGCGGTCGTGCACCACGTGCGCTTCGGCCGTCCGGTGATCCTGCCGGCGAAGATCGGCCTGTACGTGACGCGCGACGAGGCCACCGGCGGCACCGAGATCGTCGCCAAGGACCTCAAGAAGGGCTTCCCGCACGTGACGGCCACCGTCACGCCGCTCTAG
- a CDS encoding TetR/AcrR family transcriptional regulator, which yields MAGGTKRLPRAVREQQMLDAAIKVFSRNGFYETSMDAVAREAQISKPMLYLYYGSKDELFAACVTREAGRFMRSIEFDASPTLPPLQRLRSVIAGFLKYVDQNRDAWRVIYREATGQAAFAALTEVNRERVVEMTAILLREAAKYAPEDTDFEMYAVALVGSGEAIADRLATGKVELDRAVEIMTSFLWGGIRGERPE from the coding sequence ATGGCCGGTGGGACGAAGCGTTTGCCGCGCGCGGTGCGCGAGCAGCAGATGCTGGACGCCGCCATCAAGGTGTTCTCGCGCAACGGCTTCTACGAGACGTCGATGGACGCGGTGGCCCGCGAGGCGCAGATCAGCAAGCCGATGCTGTACCTGTACTACGGGTCGAAGGACGAGTTGTTCGCCGCCTGTGTCACGCGGGAGGCCGGCCGGTTCATGCGCAGCATCGAATTCGACGCCAGCCCCACGTTGCCGCCCCTGCAGCGCCTGCGTTCGGTGATCGCCGGGTTCCTCAAGTACGTCGATCAGAACCGGGACGCCTGGCGCGTGATCTACCGCGAGGCGACCGGCCAGGCGGCGTTCGCGGCCCTGACGGAGGTCAACCGGGAGCGCGTGGTCGAGATGACCGCGATCCTGCTCCGCGAGGCCGCCAAGTACGCGCCCGAGGACACCGACTTCGAGATGTACGCCGTCGCCCTCGTCGGCTCCGGTGAGGCGATCGCGGACCGTCTGGCCACCGGCAAGGTCGAGCTCGACCGTGCCGTCGAGATCATGACCTCGTTCCTCTGGGGCGGCATCCGCGGCGAACGCCCGGAGTAG
- a CDS encoding glycoside hydrolase family 3 N-terminal domain-containing protein, producing MQKFRNLTILVIAAAGVAACGPSTPDAPPSTTAAAQAPSSAVSAAPSSGPGRPATCGADFLAKLSVREKIGQLLMVGVKDAADARRAVQQGVGGVFIGSWTDRSVFSGGTLQAVAKAGKVPAMVSVDEEGGRVSRVPGANLVSARDLARTKTVPQARAEGARTGKLLKSMGITVDFAPDADVSAQPDDAVIGDRSYSDDPAVVVKYSQAFAAGLRDGGVYPVFKHFPGHGSSSGDSHRGGVSVPPLSALKTKDLVPFRAAVDAGDAGVMVGHLTVPGLTEPGLPTSLSPATMRLLRTGSGYGAKPFDGPIFTDDLSGMKAVTDRFSVPQAVAKSLEAGADVALWISTDQLSAAVDAVEAAVKAKRITMQRLDDSVLRVARAKHAVRC from the coding sequence ATGCAGAAGTTTCGGAACCTCACGATCCTGGTGATCGCCGCGGCGGGCGTCGCGGCGTGCGGCCCGTCGACCCCCGACGCTCCGCCCTCGACCACGGCCGCGGCGCAGGCCCCGTCCTCCGCGGTGTCGGCGGCACCGTCGTCGGGTCCCGGGCGCCCCGCGACCTGCGGCGCGGACTTCCTCGCGAAGCTCTCGGTGCGGGAGAAGATCGGGCAGCTGCTCATGGTCGGCGTCAAGGACGCGGCCGACGCCCGGCGCGCCGTGCAGCAGGGCGTGGGCGGCGTGTTCATCGGCAGCTGGACCGACAGGTCGGTGTTCTCGGGCGGGACCCTGCAGGCCGTCGCGAAGGCGGGCAAGGTCCCGGCGATGGTCTCCGTCGACGAGGAGGGTGGCCGCGTCTCCCGCGTGCCCGGCGCGAACCTCGTCTCGGCGCGCGATCTGGCCCGCACGAAGACGGTGCCGCAGGCGCGGGCCGAGGGCGCGCGCACCGGGAAGCTGCTGAAGTCGATGGGGATCACCGTGGACTTCGCGCCCGATGCCGACGTCTCCGCCCAGCCCGACGACGCCGTGATCGGCGACCGCTCCTACTCCGACGACCCCGCCGTGGTGGTGAAGTACTCGCAGGCCTTCGCCGCGGGCCTGCGCGACGGTGGCGTGTACCCGGTGTTCAAGCACTTCCCGGGCCACGGCAGCTCGTCGGGCGACTCGCATCGGGGCGGGGTGAGCGTGCCGCCGCTCAGTGCGCTCAAGACCAAGGACCTCGTGCCGTTCCGTGCCGCGGTGGATGCGGGGGACGCGGGCGTGATGGTGGGGCATCTGACGGTGCCGGGGCTCACCGAGCCGGGCCTGCCGACCAGCCTGAGCCCGGCGACGATGCGGCTGCTGCGCACGGGGAGCGGGTACGGCGCGAAGCCCTTCGACGGGCCGATCTTCACCGACGATCTGTCCGGGATGAAGGCGGTCACGGACCGGTTCAGCGTGCCGCAGGCCGTCGCGAAGTCGCTCGAGGCGGGCGCGGATGTGGCCCTGTGGATCTCGACCGATCAGCTGAGCGCGGCCGTCGACGCCGTGGAGGCCGCGGTGAAGGCGAAGCGGATCACGATGCAGCGGCTGGACGACTCGGTGCTGCGTGTGGCTCGCGCGAAGCACGCCGTACGCTGCTGA
- a CDS encoding universal stress protein produces the protein MSVPVKVLIAYDGSESSQRAVKYASKVLAQGRDAEAIVVTAWESTIHQAARLSAMSGVAGAGAAETALTRESDVVHAEAKKTNQQGVDLAAAAGFTAHGELVEVSTTVWTALIAASDTFDVDVIVSGSRGISGIKALWHSSVSEHVLRGCKRPVMIVPSGCAELDL, from the coding sequence ATGAGTGTCCCCGTCAAGGTTCTGATCGCGTACGACGGTTCCGAGTCCTCCCAGCGCGCCGTGAAGTACGCCAGCAAGGTCCTCGCGCAGGGGCGCGACGCCGAGGCGATCGTCGTCACCGCGTGGGAGTCCACCATCCACCAGGCCGCCCGGCTGTCGGCGATGTCCGGGGTCGCGGGCGCCGGCGCCGCGGAGACCGCGCTCACCCGCGAGAGCGACGTGGTGCACGCCGAGGCGAAGAAGACCAACCAGCAGGGCGTCGACCTGGCGGCCGCCGCGGGCTTCACCGCGCACGGAGAACTGGTCGAAGTGTCCACCACGGTGTGGACGGCGCTCATCGCCGCGTCGGACACCTTCGACGTGGACGTGATCGTCTCCGGCAGCCGCGGGATCTCGGGCATCAAGGCGCTGTGGCATTCGTCCGTGTCGGAGCACGTGCTGCGCGGCTGCAAGCGGCCGGTCATGATCGTGCCGTCGGGCTGCGCCGAGCTGGACCTGTAG
- a CDS encoding DUF2613 family protein encodes MDRTSIIASATAALAGIVVAVALALVSGAAVGQTTPTSEVSSVNPDKGFLQGSSNYGERDDSGANK; translated from the coding sequence ATGGACCGCACCTCGATCATCGCCAGCGCCACCGCAGCGCTCGCCGGCATCGTCGTCGCCGTGGCCCTTGCACTGGTGAGCGGCGCGGCCGTCGGTCAGACGACCCCGACCTCCGAGGTCTCCTCCGTGAACCCCGACAAGGGCTTCCTGCAGGGCTCGTCGAACTACGGCGAGCGCGACGACTCGGGTGCCAACAAGTAG
- a CDS encoding alpha-(1->3)-arabinofuranosyltransferase has protein sequence MPTSSPHFSDEPLTRRAGAWAFVALLALSFLSAPGKVVADTKLDLTANPLGFLARAANVWSSQSPLGQVQNQAYGYFFPHGAFFALGQFLHVPPWITQRLWWALLLFAGFWGIIRLSEALRTGSRGSRVVAAAAFVLAPQVLTTLGAISSETAPVMLAPWVLLPLVLVLQGADVPLRNLAARSAVAVALMGAVNAVATGFACAVAALWWLLHVRVHRHSAGTRNFWTFSAWWVVCVALATTWWIVPLLIMGRVSPPFLEFIESSRATTQWASVPEVLRGTTSWSPFISDERGAGAMLTTSPAAVVVTGLVACAGIAGLTMRGMPKRGVWATVLLVGLAGIGAGYASGLGSPFAEPVRVFLDSVGAPLRNVYKLEPFLRLPLVLGMAHLLARAPLPGTVGLAKVRRALAHPEQDRLAAGALAVVVVLALAGGMAWTGKLAPRGPYERIPDYWSQAADWLSAHAAGTAPGQARAERALVVPGAPFGAQLWGLTRDEPIQPLAETPWAVRDAIPLNPPGAIRALDSVQRLFSAGTPSAGLAATLRRQGVSYLVLRADLDPGTSRSARPALARAAIEGSPGISEVARFGPDVAPPTVEKVVVDSGLRPPLPAITIYRVDGAVPTGPYVADLASMPRVAGGPEALLGLQADAAASGRRELGAALLASDAEAAGLPGGPLTVTDTPKRRETDYGRVDDHSSAVRTADDPRRTLNRLPDYPAAGLVDGTWDGATVSASSSAADATQLGTVLPGAGTAAAVDGDKNTAWVSSGLDHAINQWLQFTLPEPRADLSVTVTVGRALGPAVTRLLITTEAGTVYSDPVTANTPITLVAPSEPTRWVRITAAETADRSWGNQFAIAEAELTDTRSGKAIPARHDVALPPSGPAQRWVFGQDTMGRSGCVVTPGENGAPGPVQCADIAIGPEEPGPLRRTVDGPGAPAVTPSLTVRARPGQALSALLGAPGAPSAFAESAVTDGRASSAAAVDGDPNTVWSAPQSVTEPTSPKPVLRLRLPSPQVVGGLTLQLPRGEAPARPTRIGVDLGTGRQVREVPAGDSVTVKVDPAVTDSISISLLDWDERININDFGFPEKMAPGLAEVRAVGPDGAPVPGSEPAPADRPVVVPCETGPTVRIGDRVLRFRIEAGARELRDGAPVRAVACEPAPVPLPAGKAQVVATPGLAFSVDTLSLDTPAAAEASPRDQSVKVQSWTPDRRVVTVSRADADQVLVVPESRNSGWAATGPDGAPLRAVTVNGWQQGWVVPQGTEGAVTLRFALNAPYRIGLFGGLALLVILAALALVPGSRPRGPGGPVRAWQPGVAAGAGIGAVAFVLSGWPGLALWAAAGLATWVVSGLHVSADRRAAIRVFGASGFVLAGMLLLATGPWHAEAGYVGHGPWPQGLALVGVLLMAWSTVPPVRFRRRRDGGAAADGVDGAGEAAD, from the coding sequence GTGCCAACAAGTAGCCCGCACTTCTCCGACGAACCCCTGACCCGCCGCGCAGGCGCGTGGGCGTTCGTCGCCCTGCTCGCGCTGAGCTTCCTCAGCGCGCCCGGGAAGGTCGTCGCCGACACCAAGCTCGACCTCACCGCCAATCCCCTCGGCTTCCTCGCCCGCGCCGCCAACGTCTGGTCCAGCCAGTCACCGCTCGGCCAGGTGCAGAACCAGGCCTACGGCTACTTCTTCCCGCACGGCGCGTTCTTCGCGCTGGGCCAGTTCCTGCACGTCCCGCCGTGGATCACGCAGCGCCTGTGGTGGGCGCTGCTGCTGTTCGCGGGCTTCTGGGGGATCATCCGGCTCAGCGAGGCGCTGCGCACCGGCTCGCGCGGCAGCCGGGTCGTCGCGGCCGCGGCGTTCGTGCTGGCCCCGCAGGTGCTCACGACGCTGGGCGCCATCAGCTCCGAGACCGCGCCGGTGATGCTCGCCCCCTGGGTGCTGCTGCCCCTGGTACTGGTGCTGCAGGGCGCCGACGTGCCGCTGCGGAACCTGGCCGCCCGCTCCGCGGTCGCGGTCGCACTGATGGGCGCGGTGAACGCCGTGGCCACGGGATTCGCGTGCGCGGTCGCGGCGCTGTGGTGGCTCCTGCACGTGCGCGTGCACCGGCACAGTGCCGGGACTCGGAATTTCTGGACGTTCAGCGCGTGGTGGGTGGTGTGCGTCGCGCTGGCGACCACGTGGTGGATCGTGCCGCTGCTCATCATGGGGCGCGTCAGCCCGCCCTTCCTCGAGTTCATCGAGTCCTCCCGCGCGACGACGCAGTGGGCGTCCGTGCCGGAGGTGCTGCGCGGCACCACGTCGTGGAGCCCGTTCATCTCCGACGAGCGCGGCGCCGGCGCCATGCTCACCACCTCCCCCGCCGCGGTCGTGGTGACGGGCCTGGTCGCCTGCGCCGGCATCGCCGGGCTCACCATGCGGGGCATGCCCAAGCGCGGCGTCTGGGCGACGGTGCTGCTGGTCGGGCTGGCGGGGATCGGCGCGGGCTACGCGAGCGGCCTGGGTTCCCCGTTCGCCGAGCCGGTGCGGGTCTTCCTCGACAGCGTCGGCGCGCCGCTGCGCAACGTCTACAAACTCGAACCGTTCCTGCGGTTGCCGCTGGTCCTGGGCATGGCGCACCTGCTGGCCCGGGCGCCGCTGCCCGGCACCGTCGGCCTGGCGAAGGTCCGGCGGGCCCTGGCGCACCCCGAGCAGGACCGCCTGGCCGCGGGCGCCCTGGCCGTGGTCGTGGTGCTCGCGCTGGCGGGCGGCATGGCGTGGACGGGCAAGCTCGCGCCCCGCGGGCCGTACGAGCGGATCCCCGACTACTGGTCGCAGGCCGCGGACTGGCTGTCGGCGCACGCCGCCGGGACCGCGCCCGGCCAGGCCCGCGCCGAACGCGCCCTGGTCGTGCCGGGCGCTCCGTTCGGCGCGCAGCTGTGGGGGCTCACGCGCGACGAGCCGATCCAGCCCCTCGCGGAGACGCCGTGGGCGGTGCGCGACGCGATTCCGCTGAACCCGCCCGGCGCGATCCGCGCCCTCGATTCGGTGCAGCGGCTGTTCAGCGCCGGCACCCCGTCGGCGGGCCTGGCCGCGACGCTGCGCCGCCAGGGCGTCTCCTATCTGGTGCTGCGGGCCGACCTCGACCCCGGCACGTCACGCTCCGCCCGGCCCGCGCTGGCCCGCGCCGCGATCGAGGGATCGCCCGGGATCAGCGAGGTCGCGCGGTTCGGGCCCGACGTCGCGCCGCCGACCGTCGAGAAGGTGGTCGTCGACTCGGGTCTGCGGCCGCCGCTGCCGGCGATCACGATCTACCGGGTCGACGGCGCCGTGCCCACCGGGCCGTACGTCGCCGACCTGGCGTCGATGCCGCGCGTCGCGGGCGGACCGGAGGCGCTGCTGGGGCTGCAGGCGGACGCCGCCGCGTCGGGCCGCCGCGAACTGGGCGCGGCGCTGCTCGCCTCGGACGCCGAGGCGGCGGGCCTGCCCGGCGGTCCGCTGACCGTCACCGACACGCCGAAGCGCCGCGAGACCGATTACGGCCGGGTCGACGACCACAGCTCGGCGGTCCGCACCGCCGACGACCCGCGGCGCACCCTCAACCGCCTGCCCGACTACCCGGCTGCGGGACTCGTCGACGGGACGTGGGACGGCGCGACCGTCTCCGCGTCCAGTTCCGCCGCCGACGCCACACAGCTCGGCACCGTGCTCCCCGGCGCCGGGACGGCGGCCGCGGTGGACGGCGACAAGAACACCGCGTGGGTCTCGTCCGGCCTCGACCACGCGATCAACCAGTGGCTGCAGTTCACGCTGCCCGAGCCGCGCGCGGACCTGTCGGTCACGGTGACCGTCGGGCGGGCGCTGGGGCCCGCGGTGACGCGTCTGCTCATCACGACCGAGGCGGGCACCGTCTACTCCGATCCCGTCACCGCGAACACGCCGATCACGCTGGTCGCGCCGTCGGAGCCGACGCGCTGGGTGCGGATCACCGCCGCCGAGACAGCGGACCGGTCGTGGGGCAACCAGTTCGCGATCGCCGAGGCCGAGCTCACGGACACCCGCTCGGGGAAGGCGATCCCCGCGCGGCACGACGTCGCGCTGCCGCCGTCCGGACCCGCGCAGCGCTGGGTCTTCGGGCAGGACACGATGGGCCGCTCCGGCTGCGTGGTCACGCCCGGCGAGAACGGTGCGCCGGGGCCCGTGCAGTGCGCCGACATCGCGATCGGCCCGGAGGAGCCGGGGCCGCTGCGGCGGACCGTCGACGGGCCCGGCGCCCCGGCGGTCACGCCGTCGCTGACGGTGCGGGCGCGGCCGGGCCAGGCGCTGTCGGCGCTGCTGGGTGCGCCGGGCGCACCGTCGGCGTTCGCGGAATCGGCGGTCACCGACGGTCGCGCGAGCTCCGCGGCGGCCGTCGACGGGGACCCGAACACCGTCTGGTCGGCGCCGCAGTCGGTCACGGAGCCCACGTCGCCGAAGCCGGTCCTGCGGCTGCGACTGCCGTCGCCGCAGGTCGTGGGCGGGCTGACCCTGCAACTGCCGCGCGGCGAGGCACCGGCCCGGCCGACGCGGATCGGCGTCGACCTTGGCACCGGCCGGCAGGTGCGCGAGGTCCCGGCCGGGGACTCCGTGACCGTGAAGGTCGATCCGGCCGTGACGGATTCGATCTCGATCTCGCTGCTCGACTGGGACGAGCGGATCAACATCAACGACTTCGGCTTCCCGGAGAAGATGGCGCCCGGGTTGGCCGAGGTGCGGGCCGTCGGGCCCGACGGTGCACCCGTCCCCGGCTCCGAGCCCGCGCCCGCGGACCGCCCGGTCGTCGTGCCGTGCGAGACCGGTCCGACGGTGCGGATCGGTGACCGCGTGCTGCGCTTCCGGATCGAGGCCGGGGCGCGGGAGCTGCGCGACGGTGCGCCGGTCCGCGCCGTGGCCTGCGAGCCCGCGCCGGTGCCGCTGCCGGCCGGGAAGGCGCAGGTGGTCGCGACGCCGGGGCTCGCCTTCAGCGTGGACACCCTGTCGCTGGACACGCCCGCGGCGGCCGAGGCGTCGCCCCGGGACCAGAGTGTGAAGGTGCAGAGCTGGACCCCGGACCGCCGGGTGGTGACGGTCAGCCGCGCCGACGCCGACCAGGTGCTCGTGGTGCCGGAGAGCCGCAACTCCGGTTGGGCGGCGACGGGGCCGGACGGCGCGCCGCTGCGCGCCGTCACGGTGAACGGCTGGCAGCAGGGCTGGGTGGTGCCCCAGGGGACCGAGGGCGCCGTGACCCTGCGGTTCGCGCTCAACGCGCCGTACCGGATCGGGCTGTTCGGCGGCCTCGCGCTGCTGGTGATCCTCGCCGCGCTGGCGCTGGTCCCCGGCTCACGGCCGCGCGGTCCGGGCGGGCCGGTGCGGGCCTGGCAGCCGGGTGTCGCGGCGGGTGCCGGGATCGGGGCGGTCGCGTTCGTGCTCAGCGGATGGCCGGGACTCGCACTCTGGGCGGCCGCCGGTCTCGCGACGTGGGTGGTCTCCGGACTGCACGTCTCGGCGGACCGTCGGGCGGCGATCCGGGTGTTCGGCGCCTCCGGGTTCGTGCTGGCGGGGATGCTGCTGCTCGCGACGGGCCCGTGGCACGCCGAGGCCGGGTACGTGGGCCACGGCCCCTGGCCACAGGGGCTGGCGCTGGTCGGCGTGCTGCTGATGGCCTGGTCGACGGTGCCGCCCGTCCGGTTCCGGCGCCGCCGCGACGGCGGAGCGGCGGCCGATGGGGTCGATGGGGCCGGCGAGGCGGCGGACTGA